A stretch of Halocalculus aciditolerans DNA encodes these proteins:
- a CDS encoding DMT family transporter, with protein MAARRTALAFLAASLLFGGTFVAAKYGLQFFPPLLFVSLRFDVAAVALAAYVLLTRPLRSLLPRSRRDLAAIAAAGVFSVGLTNAFLFVGQQYATSAIGAIVFSLNPILTPVFAALLLDDERLSRRTALGMAVGLLGVAVVVNPTPDSLLAGGLGKLLLLGGAASAALGSVLIRRADGDLSSTTRTAWAFPLGALLTHALAAADGQTLDAVTWTHTGLAALAFVGVFAGALAFIAYFTLLDDAGPTHANLIFYVVPLAATAGGALVLDETITPLTVAGFLVVFAGFAIIGSRHLTTALTDFLPTDATQNATPTVRLDDATGHDAD; from the coding sequence GTGGCCGCGCGCCGCACCGCCCTCGCCTTCCTCGCCGCCAGCCTCCTCTTCGGCGGCACGTTCGTCGCCGCGAAGTACGGCCTCCAGTTCTTCCCGCCGCTCCTCTTCGTCTCCCTCCGCTTCGACGTCGCCGCCGTCGCCCTCGCCGCCTACGTCCTCCTCACCCGCCCGCTCCGGAGCCTGCTCCCCCGCAGCCGCCGCGACCTCGCCGCCATCGCCGCCGCCGGCGTCTTCTCCGTCGGCCTCACCAACGCCTTCCTCTTCGTCGGCCAGCAGTACGCCACCAGCGCCATCGGCGCGATCGTCTTCAGCCTCAACCCCATCCTCACACCCGTCTTCGCCGCCCTCCTCCTCGACGACGAACGCCTCTCCCGCCGCACCGCGCTCGGCATGGCCGTCGGCCTCCTCGGCGTCGCCGTCGTCGTCAACCCCACCCCCGACAGCCTCCTCGCCGGCGGCCTCGGCAAACTCCTCCTCCTCGGCGGCGCCGCCAGCGCCGCCCTCGGCAGCGTCCTCATCCGCCGCGCCGACGGCGACCTCTCCAGCACCACGCGCACCGCCTGGGCCTTCCCCCTCGGCGCACTCCTCACCCACGCCCTCGCCGCCGCCGACGGCCAGACCCTCGACGCCGTCACCTGGACCCACACCGGCCTCGCCGCCCTCGCCTTCGTCGGCGTCTTCGCCGGCGCGCTCGCCTTCATCGCCTACTTCACCCTCCTCGACGACGCCGGCCCCACCCACGCCAACCTCATCTTCTACGTCGTCCCCCTCGCCGCCACCGCCGGCGGCGCACTCGTCCTCGACGAAACCATCACCCCCCTCACCGTCGCCGGCTTCCTCGTCGTCTTCGCCGGCTTCGCCATCATCGGCAGCCGCCACCTCACCACCGCCCTCACCGACTTCCTCCCCACCGACGCGACCCAGAACGCCACCCCCACCGTCCGCCTCGACGACGCCACCGGTCACGACGCCGACTGA
- a CDS encoding DUF7553 family protein, with protein sequence MNQHFKDAQHHLTKAAEDARHGIEDELDDVETRVRELIGKEKDPEPSRVEKLQADLKNLEQRAEGEAKNAIGDARLKIDAYRNSE encoded by the coding sequence ATGAACCAACACTTCAAAGACGCGCAACACCACCTCACCAAAGCCGCCGAAGACGCCCGACACGGCATCGAGGACGAACTCGACGACGTCGAAACCCGCGTCCGCGAACTCATCGGCAAGGAGAAAGACCCCGAGCCCTCCCGCGTCGAAAAACTCCAAGCGGACCTCAAGAACCTCGAACAGCGCGCCGAAGGCGAAGCCAAGAACGCCATCGGCGACGCCCGCCTCAAAATCGACGCCTACCGCAACTCCGAATAA
- a CDS encoding DUF7838 family putative zinc beta-ribbon protein produces MATELERECPDCDAEQEFYRAAATHLHLGLKTKWFCTDCGYGFVKIDGDIDSLPA; encoded by the coding sequence ATGGCTACGGAACTGGAACGGGAGTGCCCCGACTGCGACGCGGAACAGGAGTTCTACCGCGCGGCCGCGACCCACCTCCACCTCGGGTTGAAGACGAAGTGGTTCTGCACCGACTGCGGCTACGGGTTCGTCAAGATCGACGGCGACATCGACTCGCTCCCCGCGTAA
- the nikR gene encoding nickel-responsive transcriptional regulator NikR has translation MTVVSVSMPDELLERIDEFADDHGYTGRSEVVREAARNLLGEFEDKQLEDRDLIGVVTVLFNYEETAVEERMMHLRHEHENLVTANVHNHVGDHYCMELFILEGSLEGISSFVGRVRATRDILSVDYSVIPVDAFPYSQ, from the coding sequence ATGACCGTCGTCAGCGTCTCCATGCCGGACGAGCTCTTAGAGCGTATCGACGAGTTCGCCGACGACCACGGCTACACCGGTCGCAGCGAGGTCGTCAGGGAAGCGGCGCGCAACCTCCTCGGTGAGTTCGAGGACAAACAGTTGGAGGACCGCGACCTCATCGGCGTCGTCACCGTGCTCTTCAACTACGAGGAGACCGCCGTCGAAGAGCGCATGATGCACCTCCGCCACGAGCACGAGAACCTCGTGACGGCGAACGTCCACAACCACGTCGGCGACCACTACTGCATGGAGCTCTTCATCCTCGAGGGGAGTCTCGAAGGCATCTCCTCCTTCGTCGGCCGCGTCCGCGCGACCCGTGACATCCTCAGCGTCGACTACTCGGTCATCCCCGTCGACGCCTTCCCCTACAGCCAGTAA
- a CDS encoding cob(I)yrinic acid a,c-diamide adenosyltransferase, translated as MKIYTGRGDEGMTDLQDMSRVSKTNPRIEAYGTVDEANTVVGMARPTGYDDIDEWLSGAQNHLHVIQADLANPDPDEDSPVITEAHVDELEAWIDTAEAELEPLTHFILPGGSETGSRLHHARAVCRRAERRAVTLADDEDVNAAVVAYLNRLSDALFEWARLVNAREGVPEHQPTY; from the coding sequence ATGAAGATCTACACCGGCCGCGGCGACGAGGGGATGACGGACCTCCAGGACATGTCCCGCGTCTCGAAGACGAACCCCCGCATCGAGGCCTACGGCACCGTCGACGAGGCGAACACCGTCGTCGGGATGGCGCGCCCCACCGGCTACGACGACATCGACGAGTGGCTCTCCGGCGCGCAGAACCACCTCCACGTCATCCAGGCGGACCTCGCGAACCCCGACCCCGACGAGGACTCGCCCGTCATCACCGAAGCGCACGTCGACGAACTCGAAGCGTGGATCGACACCGCCGAAGCCGAACTGGAGCCGCTCACGCACTTCATCCTCCCCGGCGGGAGCGAGACCGGGTCGCGACTCCACCACGCCCGCGCCGTCTGCCGGCGCGCCGAACGCCGCGCCGTCACCCTCGCCGACGACGAAGACGTCAACGCCGCCGTCGTCGCCTACCTCAACCGCCTTTCCGACGCCCTCTTCGAGTGGGCGCGCCTCGTCAACGCCCGCGAAGGCGTCCCCGAACACCAGCCAACCTACTGA
- the aspS gene encoding aspartate--tRNA(Asn) ligase, translated as MIERTYTSEITEAMDGETVSVAGHVHELRDLGGLVFVIVRDRDGLIQGVFKEDREPELFEQAEELGAEDVVRVTGEVTESGQAPGGVELVPEELEVIDEADAPLPLEISKDVDADLSTRLDHRGVDLRQPEVMAVFTLKSKLMDAMEEWFQNEGYVDVETPLISKGGAEGGAELFPVVYYEQEAFLSQSPQLYKQILMASGFDKIYEVGTAFRAEDFATSRHVSEISMFDVELSYIEDHHDVMDVQEESLRYALRAVADEAERELDELGVDLTVPEEDFPRITFDEALDILEAQFGHFPEDPTDLDTKGERLLGQHFEEQGHPAFFVVGYPGEKFYYMQDVEGDDIASRKFDLIYKGQELSSGGQRQHDVDVMKEVMAENDVPEENFEFYLEGLSYGTPPHGGYGLGIDRLVQKVCDLDNIKEAILFPRDPTRLTP; from the coding sequence ATGATCGAACGCACGTATACGAGTGAGATTACGGAAGCGATGGACGGCGAGACGGTGTCCGTCGCGGGGCACGTTCACGAACTCCGCGACCTCGGCGGGCTGGTGTTCGTCATCGTCCGCGACCGCGACGGCCTCATTCAGGGCGTCTTCAAGGAGGACCGCGAGCCCGAGCTCTTCGAGCAGGCCGAGGAGCTGGGCGCAGAGGACGTCGTCCGCGTCACGGGCGAGGTCACGGAGTCCGGGCAGGCCCCCGGCGGCGTCGAACTCGTCCCCGAGGAACTGGAGGTTATCGACGAGGCGGACGCGCCGCTCCCGCTCGAAATCTCGAAGGACGTCGACGCCGACCTCTCCACGCGCCTCGACCACCGCGGCGTCGACCTCCGCCAGCCCGAGGTGATGGCGGTCTTCACGCTGAAGTCGAAGCTGATGGACGCGATGGAGGAGTGGTTCCAGAACGAGGGCTACGTCGACGTCGAAACTCCCTTAATCTCGAAGGGCGGCGCGGAAGGCGGCGCGGAGCTCTTCCCGGTCGTCTACTACGAACAGGAGGCGTTCCTCTCGCAGAGCCCGCAGCTCTACAAGCAGATTCTGATGGCGTCGGGCTTCGATAAGATCTACGAGGTCGGGACGGCGTTCCGCGCGGAGGACTTCGCGACGAGCCGTCACGTCTCCGAGATCTCGATGTTCGACGTCGAGCTCTCCTACATCGAGGACCACCACGACGTCATGGACGTTCAGGAGGAGTCGCTGCGCTACGCGCTCCGGGCCGTCGCCGACGAGGCCGAGCGCGAACTCGACGAGCTCGGCGTGGACCTCACCGTCCCGGAAGAGGACTTCCCGCGCATCACGTTCGACGAAGCCCTCGACATCCTCGAAGCCCAGTTCGGCCACTTCCCCGAGGACCCCACGGACCTCGACACGAAGGGCGAGCGCCTGCTCGGCCAGCACTTCGAGGAGCAGGGCCACCCCGCGTTCTTCGTCGTCGGCTACCCCGGCGAGAAGTTCTACTACATGCAGGACGTCGAGGGCGACGACATCGCCTCCCGGAAGTTCGACCTCATCTACAAGGGCCAGGAGCTCTCCTCGGGCGGCCAGCGTCAGCACGACGTCGACGTCATGAAGGAGGTCATGGCGGAGAACGACGTCCCGGAGGAGAACTTCGAGTTCTACCTCGAAGGCCTCAGCTACGGGACGCCGCCCCACGGCGGCTACGGCCTCGGTATCGACCGACTCGTCCAGAAGGTCTGCGACCTCGACAACATCAAGGAAGCCATCCTCTTCCCGCGCGACCCGACGCGCCTCACGCCCTAG
- a CDS encoding Vms1/Ankzf1 family peptidyl-tRNA hydrolase, with product MASFADRLAAVRSVDADENRLVSLTLPPDGDLNAALADVEEDHAAAEYLDESASEPVVEALGAVRHRLHEYTEIPDGGLAVYAGVVDGSLTEFVFDDLDRPVSERVYAVENAFVTEPLDAAERGGGRYGLLVVERGGAALGVYEDGGVTPVERVDSDVMGKHSKGGQSAARFARRREAQKRAFFAEVGAAAADAFTDPLVDGLALGGTEITVEEFRDADVLDYRLADRLLDTYPVDHASETGLRELAERARDDFDADGEVRETLDAFFDGVGDETVAYGVDAVDDALTYGAVDTLLVAASLDAERRQHLRERAEDEGGDCVVVSADSDRGARFVRGFDGVGALLRFPIE from the coding sequence ATGGCTTCGTTTGCTGATCGGCTCGCGGCCGTCCGGTCCGTCGACGCCGACGAGAACCGCCTCGTCTCCCTCACGCTCCCGCCGGACGGTGATTTGAACGCCGCGCTAGCGGACGTGGAAGAAGACCACGCGGCGGCCGAATACTTAGACGAGTCGGCGAGCGAGCCCGTCGTGGAGGCGCTCGGTGCGGTGCGCCACCGCCTCCACGAGTATACGGAGATCCCCGACGGCGGCCTCGCGGTCTACGCGGGCGTCGTCGACGGCAGCCTGACGGAGTTCGTGTTCGACGACCTCGACCGGCCAGTCAGCGAGCGGGTCTACGCGGTCGAGAACGCGTTCGTGACCGAGCCGCTCGACGCCGCAGAACGCGGCGGCGGGCGGTACGGCCTGCTGGTGGTGGAGCGCGGCGGCGCGGCGCTCGGCGTCTACGAGGACGGCGGGGTGACGCCCGTGGAGCGGGTCGACAGCGACGTGATGGGGAAGCACTCGAAGGGCGGGCAGTCGGCGGCGCGGTTCGCGCGCCGCCGCGAGGCCCAGAAACGCGCGTTCTTCGCGGAGGTCGGTGCGGCCGCGGCGGACGCGTTCACCGACCCGCTCGTCGACGGCCTCGCGCTCGGCGGCACCGAAATCACGGTCGAGGAGTTCCGCGACGCCGACGTGCTCGACTATCGACTCGCCGACCGCCTCCTCGACACGTACCCCGTCGACCACGCCTCCGAGACGGGCCTGCGCGAACTCGCGGAGCGGGCGCGCGACGACTTCGACGCGGACGGCGAGGTTCGAGAGACACTGGACGCGTTCTTCGACGGGGTGGGCGACGAAACAGTCGCGTACGGCGTGGACGCGGTGGACGACGCGCTCACGTACGGCGCGGTCGATACCCTCCTCGTCGCGGCGTCGCTGGACGCGGAACGCCGACAGCACCTCCGCGAGCGCGCGGAAGACGAGGGCGGCGACTGCGTCGTCGTGTCTGCGGACTCCGACCGCGGGGCGCGGTTCGTCCGCGGGTTCGACGGCGTCGGCGCACTCCTCCGCTTCCCCATCGAGTAG
- a CDS encoding helix-turn-helix transcriptional regulator, giving the protein MESVLEEVEFLARSPNRVEVLRLLAEDRQTRDELAAATGASQATLGRILTDFQERSWVRRAGAQYVATATGRLVASGFTDLLNIIETERELRDIVEYLPTHAMDFDLGRLADATIVTPSQTRPDAPVKRVVDLIRDAEAVTVFSHAFNNQSLEAVEARVAAGEQTFRAVFSERAIDALADDAPLRRQLESLLDADGAEIRVRDEDIPLAVTTADETVHMLLRDENGVLQASLDTDDDAVRSWARDTFDHYWRTATPLDAADLA; this is encoded by the coding sequence ATGGAGTCCGTGCTGGAGGAAGTGGAGTTTCTCGCGCGCTCGCCGAACCGCGTCGAGGTCCTGCGGCTGCTCGCGGAGGACCGGCAGACGCGGGACGAACTGGCGGCGGCGACGGGGGCGTCGCAGGCGACGCTCGGCCGCATCCTCACCGACTTCCAGGAGCGGTCGTGGGTGCGGCGGGCGGGCGCGCAGTACGTCGCGACGGCGACGGGTCGGCTGGTGGCGAGCGGGTTCACCGACCTCCTCAACATCATCGAGACGGAGCGGGAGCTCCGCGACATCGTGGAGTATCTGCCGACGCACGCGATGGATTTCGATCTGGGGCGGCTGGCGGACGCGACCATCGTGACGCCGAGTCAGACGCGGCCGGACGCACCCGTAAAACGCGTCGTCGACCTGATTCGGGACGCAGAGGCGGTCACGGTGTTCTCGCACGCGTTCAACAACCAGAGTCTGGAGGCCGTCGAAGCGCGCGTCGCGGCGGGCGAGCAGACGTTCCGCGCGGTCTTCTCGGAGCGCGCCATCGACGCGCTCGCGGACGACGCGCCGCTCCGCCGGCAGTTGGAGTCCCTCCTCGACGCGGACGGCGCGGAAATCCGCGTGCGCGACGAGGATATCCCGCTCGCCGTCACGACGGCGGACGAGACGGTCCACATGCTCTTGCGCGACGAGAACGGCGTGCTGCAGGCGTCGCTCGACACCGATGACGACGCGGTCCGGTCGTGGGCGCGCGACACCTTCGACCACTACTGGCGCACCGCGACGCCCCTCGACGCCGCCGACCTCGCCTGA
- a CDS encoding glutaredoxin family protein, translated as MSDDLVLYSLDGCPYCQKVHDALDDLGLDYETRWVEGLHSTRNEVKRVSGQRAVPVLVDDDRGVTMAESANIVEYVEKTLAPAVDA; from the coding sequence ATGAGCGACGACCTCGTGCTGTACTCGCTGGACGGCTGTCCGTACTGTCAGAAAGTCCACGACGCCCTCGACGACCTCGGTCTCGACTACGAGACGCGCTGGGTGGAGGGCCTCCACTCGACGCGGAACGAGGTGAAGCGCGTGAGCGGGCAGCGCGCCGTGCCCGTCCTCGTCGACGACGACCGCGGCGTCACGATGGCGGAGTCCGCGAACATCGTCGAGTACGTCGAGAAGACGCTCGCGCCCGCGGTAGACGCATAG